A single genomic interval of Blastopirellula marina harbors:
- a CDS encoding chemotaxis protein CheB has product MNSDNISTGANEGSLSETSAETPFYVVGIGASAGGLESLELFFDHMPTSSGMAFVVVQHLSPDFKSLMDQLLARHTQIEIHRVEDGMRVRPNAIYLLQPKHDITIEHGVLRLTKHEREMGVKLPIDVFFKSLANDRGKYAIGVVLSGTGSDGSRGIRDIHSKGGLVVIQDSESAGFDGMPRASAATGVADVVCRPQSMPAKILEFAGQPGEFQRGQVEDSHASEEGELQSLFRLFRQRFGIDFAFYKAATIQRRIERRMQLSQITDLSDYLAKLSDNSDELDLLYRDLLVEVTYFFRDTEAFRRLESDVIPQLFKDCAEDDEIRVWVSGCATGEEAYSIAMLLHDAAEKFKRSVNVKIFASDVHQKSMEIASSAIYSPKAMENTPKRFRDKYFSQHGDFFHIKPEIRRMVVFARHDLTRDPPFTRINLLSCRNVLIYLEPEIQRRILAMFHFGLRVGGTLMLGPSETIGSLSKEFSTIDQHWRIYRKLRDVRLPESTRLPINPAPASIFQGRTTISGGGGSSKTEDSWFLPGAYEDLLAKYVPPSLLVNEFYELIHTFGDARKLLVQPPGRTTLDVSRMVEGDLQTAMTAALHRANQKDESVTFKSVSANTAMGPRRLNVRVEPYLKGSRKLFLICLEEQETASRPEQIANNSVEFDQDREGRVEELERELDHTRQSLQTTVEELETSNEELQSTNEELIASNEELQSTNEELHSVNEELYTVNSEYQRKIEELTDLTNDLDNLLGSTDIGTIFLDNDLRIRKFTPSIASAFHVVEHDIGRPIQHISYNLENPDLLTDLTTVLESGEALEKEVRSRDGRSFLKRVRPYFNESGASDGLVLTFDDITAVKIAASQAEQAEEDLAVSQRELQDFAYAVSHDLQAPLRHIQEFALRLEEGDPNISEVKSHLDGIQMSSQRMQRMIDSLLSYSRVNTRGVGFESVSLDQVLENVLANLKNEIAESNATISFEQLPQVQGDSSQLLACFEELLRNAIKFRSDKPLKIHLGARVRDDGWLISVHDNGIGIEQRHYERIFVIFQRLEFKEGTEGMGLGLALCRRILERHHGWIWVESTPGRGSTFFVQLPKGDKKIRHDRQGTAS; this is encoded by the coding sequence CGATCTATCTTCTGCAACCTAAGCATGACATTACCATCGAACACGGCGTGCTGCGGTTAACCAAGCACGAGCGTGAAATGGGCGTGAAACTGCCCATCGATGTCTTCTTCAAATCATTGGCGAACGATCGAGGCAAGTACGCGATCGGTGTCGTCCTTTCTGGCACCGGATCGGATGGATCGCGAGGAATTCGTGATATCCATTCCAAGGGCGGACTGGTCGTCATCCAAGATTCCGAATCGGCTGGGTTCGACGGAATGCCACGAGCTTCCGCGGCAACCGGCGTGGCGGATGTCGTCTGCCGACCACAATCAATGCCCGCCAAGATCTTAGAGTTCGCAGGTCAGCCAGGCGAATTTCAGCGCGGGCAGGTCGAAGATTCTCACGCTTCCGAAGAAGGAGAATTGCAATCGTTATTTCGCCTGTTTCGTCAACGATTTGGAATTGACTTCGCCTTCTACAAGGCAGCTACCATTCAACGACGCATTGAGCGTCGAATGCAACTCAGCCAGATCACGGATCTTTCCGACTATCTGGCCAAGCTGTCTGATAACTCCGATGAACTCGATCTTCTCTACCGCGATCTACTCGTCGAGGTCACGTACTTCTTTCGTGATACGGAAGCATTCCGGCGGCTTGAATCGGATGTTATTCCACAGCTTTTCAAAGATTGTGCTGAAGACGACGAAATCCGCGTCTGGGTTTCAGGCTGCGCGACCGGAGAGGAAGCCTACTCGATCGCGATGCTTCTACACGACGCCGCCGAGAAGTTTAAGCGATCGGTAAACGTCAAAATCTTTGCGAGTGATGTCCATCAGAAGTCGATGGAGATTGCTAGTTCTGCAATTTATTCCCCGAAGGCAATGGAGAACACACCGAAGCGATTTCGGGACAAGTACTTTTCGCAGCACGGCGACTTCTTTCATATTAAGCCAGAGATTCGCAGAATGGTGGTCTTCGCGCGCCACGATCTGACGCGAGACCCTCCCTTTACTCGCATTAACTTGCTCAGCTGCCGTAACGTCCTTATTTACCTTGAGCCGGAGATCCAGAGGCGAATTCTGGCGATGTTCCATTTCGGCCTACGCGTCGGCGGAACCTTGATGCTGGGCCCCAGCGAAACGATTGGCTCGCTTTCGAAAGAGTTCTCGACCATCGATCAGCACTGGCGAATTTATCGGAAGCTGCGCGATGTTCGTCTGCCCGAGTCGACACGTCTGCCGATTAATCCGGCACCAGCCAGTATCTTTCAAGGTCGAACGACCATCAGCGGTGGCGGCGGGAGCTCCAAGACCGAAGACTCTTGGTTTCTACCCGGTGCCTACGAGGATCTACTCGCCAAGTACGTCCCCCCTAGCCTGCTTGTTAACGAATTCTACGAGCTGATTCACACCTTTGGAGACGCACGGAAGCTATTAGTTCAGCCTCCCGGCCGAACGACACTCGATGTCTCACGAATGGTTGAAGGTGACCTGCAAACGGCCATGACGGCCGCACTGCATCGTGCTAACCAGAAAGACGAATCTGTCACATTCAAAAGCGTGAGTGCTAACACGGCGATGGGGCCCAGGCGGCTTAACGTCCGCGTTGAACCTTACCTGAAAGGAAGTCGAAAGCTCTTTCTGATCTGCCTGGAAGAACAGGAAACGGCTTCTCGGCCCGAGCAAATCGCGAATAACTCGGTTGAATTTGATCAAGATAGAGAAGGTCGTGTTGAAGAGCTAGAAAGAGAACTTGATCATACGCGCCAATCGCTGCAGACAACCGTCGAAGAATTGGAAACGAGCAACGAAGAATTGCAGTCGACCAACGAGGAATTAATTGCCTCGAACGAGGAACTGCAGAGCACTAATGAAGAATTGCACAGCGTCAACGAGGAGCTCTACACGGTCAACTCGGAGTACCAACGTAAGATCGAAGAGTTGACCGATCTTACCAATGACCTGGACAACCTATTGGGTAGCACGGACATTGGCACGATCTTTCTTGATAACGATTTGCGAATTCGCAAGTTCACGCCATCGATTGCATCGGCGTTCCATGTCGTCGAACACGATATTGGACGGCCTATTCAACATATCAGCTACAATCTCGAGAACCCTGATCTACTGACCGACTTAACCACGGTTCTCGAATCAGGCGAGGCGCTAGAAAAAGAAGTACGCAGCCGCGACGGCCGGTCTTTCCTGAAGCGTGTTCGCCCATATTTCAATGAATCGGGTGCCTCGGATGGTTTAGTACTGACGTTCGACGACATTACGGCCGTGAAGATCGCCGCATCTCAGGCAGAGCAAGCGGAAGAAGATCTAGCGGTAAGTCAGAGAGAATTGCAAGACTTCGCCTACGCAGTCTCGCATGATCTTCAAGCGCCCCTCCGACACATCCAAGAGTTTGCCCTCCGCCTAGAGGAAGGCGATCCAAATATCAGCGAAGTGAAATCGCATCTCGATGGCATTCAGATGTCGTCCCAACGTATGCAAAGAATGATCGATTCCCTACTCTCCTATTCTCGCGTTAACACGCGTGGAGTCGGCTTCGAATCTGTCTCGCTCGATCAAGTTCTTGAAAATGTCCTGGCGAATCTTAAGAACGAAATCGCTGAATCCAACGCAACAATCTCCTTCGAACAATTACCGCAAGTCCAGGGCGATTCCAGCCAACTGTTGGCTTGCTTTGAGGAACTGCTGAGAAACGCAATTAAGTTTCGCAGCGATAAGCCACTTAAAATCCACCTCGGGGCACGGGTGCGAGACGATGGCTGGCTTATCTCTGTTCACGATAACGGGATCGGCATCGAGCAACGTCATTACGAACGTATTTTCGTCATTTTCCAGCGACTGGAGTTTAAGGAAGGAACCGAAGGAATGGGCCTAGGCTTGGCTCTATGTCGCAGAATTCTGGAACGCCATCATGGCTGGATCTGGGTCGAATCGACACCCGGTCGTGGCAGCACTTTCTTCGTTCAGTTGCCTAAGGGTGACAAGAAGATCCGACATGACCGACAAGGCACCGCATCATGA
- a CDS encoding chemotaxis protein CheB has translation MNEREPNQTSTEAKQSVSSTTKPSYVVGVGASAGGLEALERLFDNMPKDSGMAFVVVQHLSPDFKSLMDELLARRTDITIFRVEDGMQLKANAIYLIPPKKNMVLADGSLWLTDQDIGGLNLPIDIFFRSLAKDAKEKAIAVVLSGTGSDGSRGIQDIHESGGLVVVQSIQSAAFDGMPRSALATGLADVVCPPDSMASRILEYIQSPSSFISHSDQDDDLPDAGELATIFKLFRNQYGIDFSMYKPTTIVRRIERRVKLSRCSSLAEYSKLVEGDSRELDVLYRDLLVEVTQFFRDLEAFQHLRNTIMPQLVERAAESGEMRIWIPGCATGEEAYSLAMLATECIERQNANIDLKLFASDVHQTSMETASSGVYSSTSVSRMPIEYRDKFFTRIGDLYHISTELRQKVIFAPHDITKDPPFTRIDLISCRNVLIYFNQDVQKRVLSLFHFGLTVGGVLFLGPSESIGDLEKEFEPVDRQWRIYRKLRNVRLADTGPISPQPPLNRVVFTRPSYVSTQTRGDKSWLVPEVYDHLLAKYVPPSLLINQHLELVHSFGDTRRLLVQPEGKATLDVLRMVEGDLRTAMNAALHKASVKGESIVFEGVRARTNQGEQTYRLVAEPYLKGQEKMFLISLEEMTQPNVTPQAEAVPFDSADQSAQRIVSLERELDYTKETLQATVEELETSNEELQSANEELVASNEELQSTNEELHGVNEELFTVNSEHQKKITELTQLTEDMDHLLKSTRIGTIFLDTDLKIRKFTAEAKEAFHILDQDIGRPISHIAHNLKDVELIEEAQSVLSSMRPVERAIESRTGGSYLMRLLPYAGSSGVDGVVLTLIDTTTIISLHRHLEDPET, from the coding sequence ATGAACGAACGCGAACCGAATCAGACTTCGACTGAGGCCAAGCAAAGCGTCTCGTCCACAACAAAACCATCCTATGTGGTGGGCGTCGGTGCATCCGCTGGTGGCCTGGAAGCTTTGGAACGCTTGTTTGACAATATGCCAAAAGATAGCGGCATGGCTTTTGTCGTCGTGCAGCATTTGTCACCAGACTTCAAAAGTTTGATGGACGAACTGCTTGCTCGTCGGACCGATATTACGATCTTTCGGGTGGAAGATGGCATGCAGCTAAAGGCCAATGCCATCTACCTAATCCCACCGAAGAAAAACATGGTGCTCGCCGATGGAAGCTTGTGGCTGACCGATCAAGATATCGGTGGACTCAACCTTCCGATCGATATTTTCTTCCGCTCTCTCGCCAAAGATGCCAAGGAAAAAGCCATTGCGGTAGTCCTTTCCGGGACCGGCAGCGATGGGTCACGTGGGATCCAGGACATTCACGAAAGTGGTGGCTTGGTCGTCGTGCAATCAATTCAATCCGCCGCGTTTGATGGAATGCCACGTAGCGCCCTCGCGACCGGCTTAGCCGATGTGGTATGCCCGCCTGACAGCATGGCTAGCCGCATTCTGGAATATATCCAAAGTCCCTCCTCTTTCATCAGCCATAGCGATCAAGACGATGACTTACCCGACGCGGGAGAACTAGCGACGATCTTCAAGCTCTTCCGAAATCAGTATGGTATTGATTTCAGCATGTACAAGCCGACGACGATCGTTCGTCGTATCGAGCGTCGTGTCAAACTCTCTCGCTGTTCCTCCTTGGCTGAATACTCCAAGCTTGTCGAAGGAGATTCTCGCGAACTTGATGTCCTTTACCGTGATCTCCTCGTCGAGGTAACGCAGTTCTTCCGAGACCTGGAAGCATTTCAGCATTTGCGGAATACGATCATGCCGCAATTGGTAGAGCGCGCTGCCGAATCGGGAGAAATGCGAATCTGGATACCAGGCTGTGCCACCGGCGAGGAAGCGTATTCGCTGGCGATGCTCGCGACGGAATGTATTGAACGCCAGAACGCAAATATCGACCTGAAACTATTCGCATCCGATGTCCATCAAACGTCGATGGAAACCGCGAGTTCCGGTGTTTACTCTTCGACGAGTGTCTCGCGAATGCCGATCGAGTATCGCGACAAGTTCTTTACTCGAATTGGCGATCTTTATCACATTTCGACCGAGCTTCGTCAGAAAGTGATCTTCGCCCCGCACGATATCACCAAAGATCCACCATTCACTCGAATCGATCTGATCAGTTGTCGTAATGTATTAATCTATTTCAATCAGGATGTTCAGAAGCGAGTTCTTTCTCTCTTCCACTTTGGGTTAACCGTCGGTGGCGTTCTGTTTCTTGGGCCCAGTGAAAGCATCGGTGACCTTGAGAAAGAGTTCGAGCCTGTCGATCGGCAATGGCGAATTTACCGTAAACTGCGCAACGTCCGACTCGCGGATACCGGACCGATCTCTCCTCAGCCCCCTTTGAACCGGGTTGTTTTTACCCGGCCATCGTACGTTTCGACCCAAACGCGTGGCGACAAGTCGTGGCTGGTTCCCGAGGTCTACGATCATTTACTAGCCAAGTACGTTCCGCCCAGCTTATTGATCAATCAGCACTTGGAACTGGTGCACTCGTTCGGGGACACACGTCGTTTGCTCGTTCAACCGGAAGGAAAAGCAACTCTCGATGTTTTGCGGATGGTCGAAGGAGATCTTCGCACGGCAATGAACGCCGCACTTCATAAAGCCTCGGTAAAAGGTGAATCGATCGTTTTCGAAGGCGTCCGTGCACGAACCAATCAAGGCGAACAGACTTATCGCTTAGTTGCCGAGCCTTATCTGAAGGGGCAAGAGAAAATGTTTCTCATCTCCCTGGAAGAAATGACCCAACCCAACGTTACCCCGCAGGCCGAAGCGGTTCCGTTCGACTCGGCGGATCAATCAGCACAACGAATTGTTTCACTGGAACGTGAACTCGACTACACCAAGGAGACCCTCCAAGCAACCGTCGAAGAACTCGAGACGAGCAACGAGGAACTGCAATCGGCCAACGAGGAGTTAGTCGCCTCAAACGAGGAACTTCAAAGCACCAATGAAGAACTTCACGGCGTTAACGAAGAGCTCTTCACCGTCAACTCAGAACACCAGAAGAAGATCACCGAGCTGACCCAACTTACCGAGGACATGGATCATCTGCTTAAGAGCACTCGGATTGGCACCATCTTCCTCGATACCGATTTAAAGATCCGCAAGTTCACCGCCGAAGCGAAGGAAGCCTTTCATATCCTCGATCAGGATATCGGTCGGCCCATTAGCCACATCGCCCATAACTTGAAAGATGTCGAACTAATCGAAGAAGCGCAGAGCGTCCTCTCGTCGATGCGCCCCGTCGAAAGAGCCATCGAATCTCGCACAGGCGGAAGCTACCTAATGCGTTTGCTACCATACGCCGGTAGTAGTGGTGTCGACGGCGTTGTGCTGACATTGATCGACACCACCACGATTATTTCTCTTCATCGTCATTTAGAAGATCCAGAAACCTAA
- a CDS encoding chemotaxis protein CheB, with product MNDNETTSIDPADDLIIAGIGASAGGLEALEYFFRGASGNAKVAYVVVQHLSPEQPSMMDHLLKRYTPLPVQQATHELRVMPGNVYLIPPGKDMIIADGKLLIADRSPHNGLSLPIDQFFRSLAQDCGRNSIGIILSGTGTDGSRGICEIHAAGGLVLAQDTDSARFDGMPIAAIQTGVVDEILLAEEMDHVIHQFAERNNGNTDSILDNLDGASSEAYIKQIFRLLRNKYGIDFSHYKSGTITRRIERRLMLNQVYDLATYAEGLSNDADELGKLYRDLLIGVTRFFRDPEGFEFVHRNVLRPLIQEADPRNELRFWIAGTGTGQEAFSLAMQISEELDNLPHVIPTRIFATDVHHRSLEIAARGIFTEDELRDVSNERIAKFFVKRRDGYQVSPHLRKMIVFAPHNIIRDAPFTSMDFISCRNLLIYLQTEAQKKALSLFHFALKVGGTMWLGPSETPGELGREFDVENEHWRIFRKRRDVRILAGERTAIRTAAGSPGSNVPTQSSRGIVAHQLETYDRLLDEFMPPSILVTDSRDLLHTFSGASRYLIRKDGRPSTDVVENVHPDLKVPILTALQRSIKDQSPVVHSGVTFAGPPNEEIKLVVKPFFNRTANRNEFLIIFEARECENVTETLPSIDLQGISREQIQALESELQYAKETLQATIEELETTNEELQASNEELLASNEELQSTNEELNSVNEELYTVNMEHQRKIAELTEMTDDMENLLNSTEVDTVFLDREFRIRKFTPGIAKTFNLIPQDVGRRIDSFTHNVKNLALLDALERVLRSEEPLELEVDDAKDEWYLLRILPYFSKGVVEGLVMTLINITSLKSAELRLTELSEIVQQSSDAIIRIDLDGTIRTWNRGATELLGYSESSTIGQNFSLLMPDNSDPAIQLLLSEVAQGNSVNDHRMVWHSRTGKVLDISLHVSPIRDVSKTVHGASAIARDISELKKAELKIREAVRRRDQFLAMLSHELRNPFAAILNANSLLKEEGVDKTTTDEAREVVEHQLQHVSRLLDDLLDVARITNDKLVLHTEVIDINKIVLDVVDCIQHQLEVNNQELELNHPNVPLFVEGDIGRLQQAQVNLLINASKYSPPGSTIRYNIWRDGGEVVITVGDSGDGIPPEIADQIFEPFVQAEQTIDRSQGGMGLGLSLVRMIIEAHEGKVNAESLGKGLGSEFTIRLPLTSAPPSSQKSHSFQITPGTRLLLIEDSDGIRRMLARSLELKGFKVESASNGLEGLSRFDAFLPQVAIVDIGLPDIDGYELARRVRLKNHSKVLMVAVTGYGQEEDRRKALDAGFDMHLVKPIDPTELASAIAPFLLPNDSVPSSS from the coding sequence GTGAATGATAACGAGACAACCTCTATCGATCCCGCTGATGACTTGATCATTGCCGGAATCGGTGCCTCGGCAGGAGGTCTGGAAGCACTCGAATATTTCTTTCGAGGTGCGTCGGGCAACGCGAAAGTCGCCTACGTAGTGGTCCAGCATCTTTCGCCGGAACAACCGAGCATGATGGACCATCTGCTCAAGCGTTACACGCCGTTACCGGTACAACAAGCCACGCATGAATTACGAGTCATGCCTGGTAATGTTTACCTGATTCCGCCTGGCAAGGACATGATTATCGCGGACGGCAAGCTGCTGATTGCCGATCGTTCTCCTCACAATGGCCTCTCTCTACCAATCGATCAGTTTTTTCGATCGCTTGCGCAAGATTGCGGTCGAAACTCAATTGGGATCATTCTTTCCGGCACCGGTACCGACGGTTCACGAGGCATTTGCGAAATCCACGCAGCTGGTGGCCTCGTTCTGGCACAAGACACCGACTCGGCTCGCTTCGATGGCATGCCAATCGCCGCGATTCAAACGGGCGTTGTCGACGAGATTCTACTTGCCGAGGAAATGGATCACGTTATCCATCAATTCGCGGAACGAAACAACGGCAACACTGACTCCATCCTAGACAATCTCGACGGCGCATCGTCGGAAGCGTACATCAAACAGATCTTTCGCTTGCTACGAAACAAATATGGCATCGACTTCTCTCACTACAAATCAGGTACGATCACGCGTCGGATTGAGCGGAGGTTGATGCTTAATCAAGTTTATGATTTGGCCACTTATGCCGAAGGCTTATCAAATGACGCTGACGAGTTAGGCAAGCTTTATCGCGATTTGTTGATTGGAGTAACCCGTTTTTTCCGCGACCCGGAAGGCTTTGAGTTCGTTCATCGCAATGTGCTTCGGCCATTAATCCAGGAGGCCGATCCTCGCAACGAATTACGGTTTTGGATTGCCGGTACCGGCACCGGACAAGAGGCCTTCTCCCTCGCGATGCAGATTAGCGAGGAACTAGACAATCTCCCTCACGTAATTCCTACCCGTATCTTTGCCACTGATGTCCATCATCGCTCGCTAGAAATTGCTGCTAGAGGCATCTTTACAGAAGATGAACTACGTGATGTTTCAAACGAGCGGATTGCCAAATTCTTTGTCAAACGTCGTGATGGCTATCAGGTTTCACCACATCTACGGAAGATGATCGTATTCGCGCCCCACAATATCATCCGGGACGCTCCATTTACTTCTATGGATTTCATCAGCTGTCGAAACCTGCTGATCTATCTGCAAACCGAGGCACAGAAGAAAGCCCTCTCACTATTTCATTTTGCCCTCAAAGTTGGTGGCACGATGTGGCTTGGCCCAAGCGAAACACCCGGAGAATTAGGGCGAGAGTTTGATGTTGAAAACGAACATTGGCGAATCTTTCGCAAGCGTCGCGATGTTCGTATTCTCGCAGGTGAGAGAACTGCGATTCGCACTGCTGCTGGATCGCCCGGCAGTAACGTTCCGACTCAGAGCTCCCGCGGCATCGTTGCGCACCAACTGGAGACTTACGATCGTTTACTCGATGAATTCATGCCGCCTAGCATCCTCGTGACCGACAGTCGCGACCTGCTACACACCTTCTCAGGAGCCAGTCGTTATCTGATTCGTAAAGATGGTCGTCCCTCCACGGATGTTGTGGAGAACGTGCATCCAGATCTCAAAGTCCCGATCCTCACCGCACTTCAGCGATCGATCAAGGATCAATCTCCGGTCGTCCACTCCGGTGTGACGTTCGCAGGACCACCGAACGAAGAGATCAAATTGGTGGTCAAACCATTCTTCAATCGTACCGCCAATCGAAACGAGTTCCTCATCATTTTTGAGGCACGCGAATGCGAGAACGTCACAGAAACACTTCCCTCGATTGACTTGCAAGGCATCTCCAGGGAACAGATCCAGGCCTTGGAATCGGAACTCCAGTACGCGAAGGAAACGCTTCAAGCGACGATCGAAGAACTGGAAACAACCAATGAAGAACTCCAAGCATCCAACGAGGAACTACTCGCATCAAACGAAGAACTCCAAAGCACGAATGAAGAGCTAAACTCCGTCAACGAAGAGCTTTATACCGTCAACATGGAACACCAGCGAAAGATCGCGGAGTTAACCGAAATGACGGATGACATGGAGAATCTGCTCAACAGCACTGAAGTCGACACGGTCTTTCTCGATCGCGAATTCCGTATTCGCAAGTTTACCCCGGGCATCGCTAAGACGTTTAACTTGATCCCACAAGACGTAGGTCGGCGAATCGATAGCTTCACGCATAACGTGAAGAACCTCGCATTACTGGACGCGCTGGAAAGAGTTCTTCGATCGGAAGAACCCCTCGAGCTTGAAGTCGACGACGCTAAGGATGAATGGTATTTGCTGCGAATCCTGCCCTATTTCTCCAAGGGCGTGGTCGAAGGCCTGGTGATGACATTGATCAACATCACCTCGCTGAAGTCCGCCGAACTCCGATTAACCGAGCTGTCGGAAATCGTTCAACAGTCGTCCGACGCCATCATCCGTATTGACCTGGATGGAACGATTCGCACCTGGAATCGTGGCGCGACAGAGCTTCTCGGATATTCCGAGTCGAGCACGATTGGCCAAAATTTTTCGCTGCTGATGCCCGACAATTCTGATCCGGCGATTCAGCTTCTCTTGAGTGAAGTTGCCCAGGGTAATTCAGTCAACGATCATCGCATGGTCTGGCATAGTCGCACAGGGAAGGTGCTCGATATCTCGCTGCACGTTTCCCCAATTCGTGATGTTTCCAAGACGGTGCATGGTGCGTCAGCGATTGCCAGAGATATTTCTGAATTGAAGAAAGCCGAATTGAAGATTCGCGAAGCGGTTCGCCGTCGCGATCAATTCCTCGCGATGCTCTCACACGAATTACGTAATCCATTCGCGGCTATCCTGAATGCCAACAGCTTACTGAAAGAAGAGGGCGTCGACAAAACGACCACAGACGAAGCACGTGAAGTCGTCGAACACCAACTACAGCACGTGTCTCGACTCCTCGACGATCTGCTAGACGTTGCTCGGATCACCAACGACAAGCTTGTTCTTCACACTGAAGTGATCGATATCAACAAGATCGTCTTGGATGTGGTCGACTGTATCCAGCATCAGCTGGAAGTCAACAATCAAGAGCTGGAACTAAATCATCCTAACGTTCCCCTGTTCGTCGAAGGAGACATTGGGCGATTGCAGCAAGCCCAGGTCAACCTCCTAATCAATGCCAGTAAATACAGCCCACCAGGAAGTACGATTCGTTACAACATTTGGCGAGATGGCGGTGAAGTTGTGATTACCGTGGGTGATTCAGGCGACGGCATCCCACCCGAGATCGCCGATCAGATTTTTGAGCCGTTTGTTCAAGCAGAACAAACGATTGATCGTTCCCAAGGCGGAATGGGGCTGGGACTCTCGTTGGTGAGAATGATCATCGAAGCCCACGAAGGTAAAGTCAACGCCGAGAGCCTCGGTAAAGGACTTGGCAGCGAATTTACAATTCGCCTTCCGCTTACTTCCGCACCGCCATCGAGCCAAAAAAGCCACAGCTTTCAGATCACGCCTGGTACTCGCCTACTGTTGATCGAAGATAGCGACGGGATTCGTCGGATGCTCGCTCGATCGCTCGAATTAAAGGGGTTCAAAGTAGAATCCGCCAGCAACGGCTTGGAAGGCCTGTCGCGTTTTGACGCTTTTCTTCCGCAGGTGGCGATTGTTGATATCGGATTGCCTGATATCGATGGATATGAACTAGCGAGACGAGTCCGTTTGAAAAACCATAGCAAAGTTCTCATGGTTGCTGTCACTGGGTATGGCCAAGAGGAAGATCGACGTAAAGCTTTAGATGCAGGATTCGACATGCATCTTGTTAAGCCGATCGATCCAACCGAGCTAGCCTCTGCTATCGCTCCGTTTCTACTGCCCAATGATTCGGTACCATCTTCGTCATAA
- a CDS encoding response regulator has product MLVVTRHSKDKISFPQVGITIHFIRVHSGNVKIGIDAPRDIAIVRDEIDSTETTASLIRRQFLRLPRDIRHGIRNELHQISIGLHLYRELLQAGQVQEAEEAFEVMQSCLQRLDENEVFQRTPPTSSASGNVLLVEDMANEREMLADFLRLHGYGVNTFANGSEVLNYLKENIAPKVILVDMKMPECDGPTTVRQIRSDSRIGSTHIFALSGTSPKENGLESGVKGIDRWFPKPVNPQGLINAIEAISKKPTRRIPES; this is encoded by the coding sequence GTGTTAGTCGTTACTCGCCATTCGAAAGATAAGATATCTTTCCCTCAGGTTGGCATTACCATCCACTTCATCCGGGTCCATTCCGGAAACGTGAAGATCGGAATCGATGCTCCGCGGGACATCGCTATTGTCCGCGACGAAATCGACAGTACGGAGACGACTGCTTCACTTATTCGCAGGCAATTTCTTAGACTGCCACGTGATATCCGTCATGGGATTCGCAACGAACTACACCAAATCAGTATTGGATTGCACCTCTATCGCGAGCTGCTTCAAGCTGGACAGGTTCAAGAGGCGGAAGAAGCCTTTGAAGTGATGCAAAGTTGTTTGCAACGGCTAGACGAAAACGAAGTCTTCCAGAGAACACCACCGACATCCTCTGCTTCGGGTAACGTTCTGCTAGTTGAGGACATGGCCAACGAACGCGAAATGTTAGCCGACTTTCTTCGTCTTCATGGTTACGGTGTCAACACGTTCGCAAATGGATCAGAGGTGCTGAATTACCTCAAGGAGAACATCGCGCCGAAGGTCATCCTTGTTGACATGAAAATGCCCGAATGTGACGGGCCAACAACCGTGCGGCAAATACGATCTGATTCGCGTATCGGTTCCACACATATTTTCGCGTTGAGCGGAACATCACCGAAAGAAAACGGTTTAGAGAGCGGTGTGAAAGGGATCGATCGCTGGTTCCCCAAACCCGTTAACCCACAAGGCCTCATCAACGCGATCGAAGCCATCAGCAAGAAACCAACTCGTCGAATACCGGAGTCGTAA